The proteins below come from a single Miscanthus floridulus cultivar M001 chromosome 1, ASM1932011v1, whole genome shotgun sequence genomic window:
- the LOC136501359 gene encoding uncharacterized protein has translation MASSSSSGTAAGAGGRVVLSEEGAAAMAECIGLLFGRWTALQLAVQNRWGSLDSQAKADRLASSVLSWFTRAAARGTGPLDQDELEGLLYDAMDESFNADIEDGSVEEVTKHLMIMYTCCLRQNYSYIDELRKILLAGSAITQSKEVLRGYESSSDEISRSEEDDDDE, from the exons ATGGCCTCTTCCTCGTCTTCCGGcacggccgccggcgccggcggcaggGTGGTGCTGTCCGAGGAgggggcggcggcaatggcggaatGCATCGGCCTGCTGTTCGGGAGGTGGACGGCACTGCAGCTGGCGGTGCAGAACCGGTGGGGCAGCCTCGACTCGCAGGCCAAGGCCGACCGGCTCGCCtcctccgtcctctcctggttcacccgcgccgccgccaGAG GCACTGGCCCACTCGACCAGGACGAGCTGGAGGGATTGCTGTACGACGCCATGGACGAGTCCTTCAACGCCGACATTGAGGATGGGAGCGTCGAGGAG GTTACTAAGCATCTGATGATTATGTACACATGCTGTCTGCGACAGAACTATTCATACATCGATGAGCTTAGGAAGATACTGCTTGCTGGCAGCGCCATTACCCAGAGCAAAGAG GTGTTAAGAGGTTACGAGAGTAGCAGCGATGAGATCTCACGCTcagaggaagatgatgatgatgagtaa
- the LOC136501350 gene encoding ATP synthase subunit b', chloroplastic-like produces MATAMMAAATTSCSPRRAAPLLKPVASSSSSSSSSARPRRPLAQQLPRLLATAAAAVAVAAAPLPALAEQMEKAQLFDFNLTLPAIATEFLLLMVALDKLYFTPLGMFMDERDAKIRGELGDVKDASEEVKQLEEQAAAIMKAARAEIAAALNKMKKETTAELEAKLQEGRSRVEAELVEALANLEAQKEEAVKALDAQIASLSDEIVKKVLPSA; encoded by the coding sequence ATGGCCACGGCTATGATGGCTGCAGCCACCACCTCCTGctccccgcgccgcgccgcgccgctcctgaagccggtggcgtcctcctcctcttccagcAGCAGCTcggcgcggccgcggcggcccTTGGCGCAGCAGCTCCCGCGGCtgctggcgacggcggcggcggcagtggcagtGGCGGCCGCGCCGCTCCCGGCGCTGGCGGAGCAGATGGAGAAGGCCCAGCTGTTCGACTTCAACCTGACGCTCCCGGCGATCGCGACCGAGTTCCTGCTGCTCATGGTGGCGCTGGATAAGCTCTACTTCACGCCGCTGGGCATGTTCATGGACGAGCGGGACGCCAAGATCCGCGGCGAGCTCGGCGACGTCAAGGACGCCTCTGAGGAGGTGAAGCAGCTGGAGGAGCAGGCGGCCGCCATCATGAAGGCGGCGCGCGCCGAGATCGCGGCGGCGCTcaacaagatgaagaaggagaccACCGCGGAGCTGGAGGCCAAGCTGCAGGAGGGCCGCAGCCGCGTGGAGGCCGAGCTCGTCGAGGCGCTCGCCAACCTCGAGGCGCAGAAGGAGGAGGCCGTCAAGGCGCTCGACGCGCAGATCGCCTCGCTCAGCGATGAGATCGTCAAGAAGGTGCTCCCATCCGCGTGA